A portion of the Streptomyces sp. NBC_01335 genome contains these proteins:
- a CDS encoding VOC family protein translates to MGIQRIESVTYSIDDLDACVRFFTDFGLTPGERTATRATFETLAGQTLHLDTLPDPALPPALEEGPTLREVVWGVDTEAELAKLVARVAVDREVTRAGDGVHRTRDETGFGLGLALARPKALDTADGPREANTSGSVRRWNTPLDPVGRVRPLRMCHVALNIPKAGQEEAVAFYLDRLGFRATDIVKPMGTFMQCEGDDDQHNFLLCHRPDRAGVNHVSYEVPGFDDVIEGGNHMIAQGWQEARRLGRHTVGSNVFRFVHAPCGGRVEYAADMDRVDASYETRVHETTPPHHIWTLRTSRDASGTPAS, encoded by the coding sequence ATGGGAATCCAGAGAATAGAGTCGGTCACCTACAGCATCGACGATCTCGACGCATGCGTCCGCTTCTTCACCGACTTCGGGCTGACCCCCGGGGAACGCACCGCCACCCGCGCCACGTTCGAGACCCTGGCGGGCCAGACGCTCCACCTCGACACCCTCCCCGACCCCGCTCTGCCGCCCGCCCTGGAAGAGGGCCCCACCCTCCGCGAGGTGGTCTGGGGCGTCGACACCGAGGCGGAACTGGCGAAGCTCGTCGCCCGGGTCGCCGTCGACCGCGAGGTCACCCGCGCCGGGGACGGGGTGCACCGCACCCGGGACGAGACCGGCTTCGGCCTCGGCCTCGCCCTCGCCCGCCCGAAGGCACTCGACACGGCGGACGGACCGCGCGAGGCCAACACCTCCGGCAGCGTGCGCCGCTGGAACACGCCGCTGGACCCGGTCGGCCGGGTCAGGCCGCTGCGCATGTGCCACGTCGCCCTCAACATCCCCAAGGCCGGGCAGGAGGAGGCCGTCGCCTTCTACCTCGACCGGCTCGGCTTCCGGGCGACCGACATCGTCAAGCCGATGGGCACCTTCATGCAGTGCGAGGGCGACGACGACCAGCACAACTTCCTGCTCTGCCACCGCCCGGACCGGGCCGGCGTCAACCACGTCAGCTACGAGGTCCCCGGGTTCGACGACGTGATCGAGGGCGGCAACCACATGATCGCCCAAGGCTGGCAGGAAGCCCGCAGGCTCGGCCGGCACACCGTCGGCTCCAACGTCTTCCGCTTCGTCCACGCCCCCTGCGGCGGCCGTGTCGAGTACGCCGCCGACATGGACCGCGTCGACGCCTCGTACGAGACCCGCGTCCACGAGACCACCCCGCCGCACCACATCTGGACCCTGCGCACGTCCCGTGACGCCTCCGGAACCCCCGCCTCCTGA
- a CDS encoding sugar ABC transporter substrate-binding protein, which produces MSLSTHPRRVLATTVVGAALALSGCSGQSGQGGDAVTLGFVNGGDTEFHTCLQKAVEDTAKNGDAKIYTANSHQNPGTELSNIEDMISRNVDALIVQTVNVDALKGDIAKARSANIPIFLTSVVTDDPSQILGAVVVDLTAVGALDAGWVEKDAAGKSVEVGVIAGAPGAASDMLVAGFTDALPATAKVVANQPGMFNAAKAKDVAENMIQAHPHLGYAFVANEEMALAARTAFTAAGADVKIVTVNGTDRGLDGIEKGELSATVANSAMSTGSLAVNNAIGLLDKKKISKIDKTPILLVTKDNLDKAPQYCP; this is translated from the coding sequence ATGAGCCTGTCCACCCACCCGCGAAGAGTGCTGGCCACGACCGTCGTGGGAGCCGCGCTGGCCCTCAGCGGCTGCAGCGGCCAGTCCGGTCAGGGCGGCGACGCCGTCACCCTCGGCTTCGTCAACGGCGGAGACACCGAGTTCCACACCTGCCTCCAGAAGGCGGTGGAGGACACGGCCAAGAACGGCGACGCGAAGATCTACACCGCCAACTCGCACCAGAACCCCGGCACCGAACTGTCCAACATCGAGGACATGATCTCGCGCAACGTCGACGCGCTCATCGTGCAGACCGTGAACGTCGACGCGCTCAAGGGCGACATCGCCAAGGCCAGAAGCGCCAACATACCGATCTTCCTCACCTCCGTCGTCACCGACGACCCCTCCCAGATCCTCGGCGCGGTCGTCGTGGACCTCACCGCGGTCGGCGCGCTGGACGCCGGATGGGTCGAGAAGGACGCCGCGGGCAAGTCCGTGGAGGTCGGCGTGATCGCCGGTGCCCCCGGTGCCGCCTCCGACATGCTGGTCGCCGGATTCACCGACGCGCTGCCGGCCACCGCGAAGGTCGTCGCGAACCAGCCGGGCATGTTCAACGCGGCCAAGGCCAAGGACGTCGCGGAGAACATGATCCAGGCGCACCCGCATCTCGGTTACGCCTTCGTCGCCAACGAGGAGATGGCGCTCGCCGCCCGCACGGCCTTCACGGCGGCCGGCGCCGACGTCAAGATCGTCACGGTCAACGGCACCGACCGGGGTCTCGACGGGATCGAGAAGGGCGAACTCTCCGCAACCGTGGCGAACTCGGCCATGAGCACGGGTTCCCTTGCGGTGAACAATGCGATAGGACTGCTCGACAAAAAGAAGATCAGCAAGATCGACAAGACGCCGATCCTGCTGGTCACCAAGGACAACCTGGACAAGGCTCCGCAGTACTGCCCCTGA
- a CDS encoding LysR family transcriptional regulator yields MDRLLLMRSFVTVANIGSFSGAAKALSSSGSLVSRHVAELERQIGVRLVNRTARSVSLTQPGLRYAEFAARILEEISAEDSHIAQLHDRPEGSLNIICPKWIGSLDLGDAISAFSVAHPKIVVRFELGGISDRTYDFLDGGFDIAFHTRDLRDSSVRLKKIASLPFVLCASERYLEEHGTLSHPNDIAVHDCLVHVNDPVWRVGHGHASTLHKIRNVAFSSNSYIALQKAAVHGRGIALLPQRPAYDDLLSGALRVLLPELAVPDRPLYAIYGPGQETPRKVTVFLEFLAKWFSENPIPAM; encoded by the coding sequence ATGGACCGTCTGCTCCTCATGCGCAGCTTCGTCACCGTCGCCAACATCGGCAGCTTCAGCGGGGCGGCCAAAGCGCTGAGCTCCTCGGGATCGCTCGTCTCACGCCACGTCGCGGAACTGGAACGCCAGATCGGGGTCCGCCTCGTCAACCGCACGGCCCGCTCCGTCAGCCTCACCCAGCCCGGACTCCGTTACGCGGAGTTCGCGGCGCGCATCCTGGAGGAGATCTCCGCCGAGGACTCCCACATCGCGCAGCTCCACGACCGGCCGGAGGGATCGCTCAACATCATCTGCCCGAAGTGGATAGGCAGTCTCGATCTCGGTGACGCCATATCGGCCTTCTCCGTCGCCCATCCGAAAATCGTCGTCCGTTTCGAGCTGGGCGGAATCTCCGACCGCACCTACGATTTCCTGGACGGCGGATTCGACATCGCCTTCCACACGCGGGACTTGCGGGACTCCAGCGTCCGTCTGAAGAAAATCGCCTCGCTGCCCTTCGTGCTGTGCGCGTCGGAGAGATACCTGGAGGAGCACGGGACGCTGAGCCACCCGAACGACATCGCCGTCCACGACTGCCTGGTCCACGTCAACGACCCCGTCTGGCGCGTCGGGCACGGCCACGCGAGCACCCTGCACAAGATCCGCAACGTGGCGTTCTCGTCCAACTCCTACATCGCCCTGCAGAAGGCGGCCGTGCACGGCCGGGGGATCGCCCTGCTCCCGCAGCGGCCGGCCTACGACGACCTGCTCTCCGGCGCGCTCCGGGTGCTGCTGCCCGAACTCGCGGTGCCCGACCGGCCGCTGTACGCGATCTACGGCCCCGGCCAGGAGACGCCGCGCAAGGTGACCGTCTTCCTGGAATTCCTCGCGAAGTGGTTCTCGGAGAACCCGATTCCCGCCATGTGA
- a CDS encoding NAD-dependent succinate-semialdehyde dehydrogenase, protein MTTHDDYPAIRMYIAGEWCEGGAGATVPVVNPATETVIGHVPLATTADLDRAAEAAAAGFALWRDTPVAERTAILHEAAGLLVSRADQVGRIMTREQGKPLREAAGEAKRVAGALRWDADDARRAYGRIIPSEDGTLLSVRRRPIGPVAAFTPWNFPAGSPMRKIAAALSAGCSLVIKASEETPGTAVALVRCFEDAGLPAGVLNLVFGEPAEVSAHLIAHPATRLVAFTGSVPVGKLLAAAAGAEMKPSLMELGGHAPVIVCADADPVTAARRSAAAKFANAGQVCTSPSRFLVHESLVEEFTEEFVRAAEAVVVGDGLDEGVTMGPLANERRLRAMEELTADAVARGAKIRTGGERLARAGYFFAPTVLTDVPEDAALMSDEPFGPLAPIVAFRDLDEALRIANSLPYGLAAYGFTRSAATAERLTREFEAGILSLNHCGGSVHEAPSGGVKASGYGREGGPEGLDAYLVTKRVSHLLTD, encoded by the coding sequence ATGACGACCCACGACGACTACCCCGCCATCCGCATGTACATAGCGGGCGAATGGTGCGAGGGCGGGGCCGGAGCGACCGTACCGGTCGTGAACCCGGCCACCGAGACCGTGATCGGACACGTCCCGCTCGCCACCACCGCCGACCTCGACCGCGCCGCCGAAGCGGCGGCCGCAGGCTTCGCGCTCTGGCGCGACACTCCCGTGGCCGAGCGCACCGCGATCCTCCACGAGGCCGCCGGCCTGCTCGTCTCCCGCGCCGACCAGGTCGGCCGCATCATGACCCGCGAACAGGGCAAACCGCTGCGCGAAGCCGCCGGGGAGGCGAAGCGGGTCGCCGGAGCCCTGCGCTGGGACGCCGACGACGCCCGCCGCGCCTACGGCCGGATCATCCCCTCCGAGGACGGCACCCTGCTCTCCGTCCGCCGCCGGCCCATCGGCCCGGTCGCCGCCTTCACCCCGTGGAACTTCCCCGCCGGTTCACCGATGCGGAAGATCGCCGCGGCGCTCTCGGCCGGCTGCTCCCTCGTCATCAAGGCCTCCGAGGAGACCCCCGGCACCGCCGTCGCGCTGGTCCGCTGCTTCGAGGACGCCGGGCTGCCCGCAGGCGTACTCAACCTCGTCTTCGGCGAGCCCGCCGAGGTCTCCGCCCACCTCATCGCGCACCCCGCCACCCGGCTCGTCGCCTTCACCGGCTCGGTGCCGGTCGGCAAGCTGCTCGCCGCGGCCGCAGGGGCCGAGATGAAGCCGTCGCTCATGGAGCTGGGCGGCCACGCACCGGTCATCGTGTGCGCGGACGCCGACCCGGTGACCGCCGCCCGCCGTTCCGCCGCCGCCAAGTTCGCCAACGCCGGCCAGGTCTGCACCTCCCCCAGCCGCTTCCTGGTCCACGAGAGCCTGGTCGAGGAGTTCACCGAGGAGTTCGTCCGTGCCGCCGAGGCGGTCGTCGTCGGCGACGGGCTCGACGAGGGCGTCACCATGGGCCCGCTCGCCAACGAACGCCGACTGCGGGCGATGGAGGAACTCACCGCCGACGCCGTCGCCAGGGGCGCGAAGATCCGCACCGGCGGCGAACGCCTCGCCCGTGCGGGCTACTTCTTCGCCCCCACCGTCCTCACCGACGTCCCCGAGGACGCCGCGCTCATGTCCGACGAGCCCTTCGGCCCGCTCGCTCCCATCGTCGCGTTCCGCGATCTCGACGAGGCCCTGCGGATCGCCAACTCGCTGCCCTACGGACTCGCCGCGTACGGTTTCACCCGTTCCGCCGCCACCGCCGAGCGCCTCACCCGCGAGTTCGAGGCCGGCATCCTCTCCCTCAACCACTGCGGCGGATCCGTCCACGAGGCACCGTCCGGCGGGGTCAAGGCCAGCGGCTACGGACGCGAAGGCGGCCCGGAGGGCCTGGACGCCTACCTGGTCACCAAGCGCGTCTCCCACCTGCTGACGGACTGA